In the Rhododendron vialii isolate Sample 1 chromosome 2a, ASM3025357v1 genome, TTATGGTAAGATTGACTAACAAGCTTATTTTCCTTGCGAGGTGGCCATCTTTTCATACCATACTCCCGACATGCTCGCTTGAGCGTAGATCTGCTAACTGCAAAAAATAGGAATTGAGAAGCTCAAATTTCTTCTATGAAGTAACTCCAACCTACCTCTACATTTTGTAGATTTCAACATTCTTATATCAAAAAGTAAATTCATAGTGTATCACTATTCAACACGTTCTAAGTCAAACCACAAATTCCAATATGTATCTGTAGTCTCTACCTTTCAAAGATTCAATCTTTCCTTTACGAAAATCAAAATCCCTTCTTCATGGTATATGGGATATAATTTTCAAAGTAATTACTACACTAGATCCAAAAAGTAAGTAATTCCTATACTGATCCAATGGtacctactttttttttatagattagaTGTACATGGAAAACGTTATATACATTTCTCACATAAATGGAGATTGAATCTCCATTTTCAGTGGTGAACATGGCTCGTATTAGTTCAGTTTTATGCTGAActaaaaaccaaaccaagttGTGCGGATTGAATGTTTCAAGAATCATATTATCCAATGAAAATAACGAGCcataccaatccaaaccatttgacCATGATTTGGTTCCAGTTTTGAACCACTGAACCACTGTTTCCTTTAAGTTTAGATATCATACGTAAGAGTCATTTTTACCACTTACAAATCACATTAGATGCTCAACACAAAAAACCCTTTTTAAAACGAGTTCCACTAATGGCcaccaaaaattactaaaattcagCATCCGTCCTCTATGAATTgaccatatttttaaatatgcaTGAAGGTACTAATGTATCCATTTTTGAGGTCTTCAAATATGGAAACTCAAAATTGAGGTCTCCATTTTGATGCTCCCACATAGAGCATGGTTGTAGCAAGATAGACTCTCAAATGTTTTAGTAGTTTTTGAGAGAAAAGCCTATCTAGCTGGAAACAACAAGCAAGATATTACCAACAAGATtgaaattttcatttgttgaaGAACTGTATTTATGCGTACCATTGAAAATATTTGCAGCGTCTTTAAGCCACATTCCCTTGGTTTGTAAGATATCTTCCTCTGCAATCGCAATTCTAACTCCAGTAGTTCCTTTGttacctctctctcctcctggACTCTTTTCCTTAAATTTCCCTTTCCCTGAACACCCAGAATTCAACTGAGCCTCTACCATTACACCGTCCCCTGTTCCCTCAACCCCCATCCCAATTACCTCATCTTCATCGTTGCCCAAACCCACATCAGGGTTCTCTTGTTGAGCTGTAGGCAAAAACTGTTGCAGCAAAattccttttcaaaaaactatttgtGTCAACAGTAGCCGTCAAGGCTTGATTAGAAGGCACAGTATGAGAAGACAACTGTGGGATTCCCTCTTGACCGACAACCGCACAAGTTTCATTGGGGAGAGATTGCTCGATAAATTTGTGTTCACTGCGAGGTAGCCATCTGTGGATACCATACTCCCGACAAGAACTTTTCAATTTAGCGATGCTAACTACAATAAAGAAGAATTCAAAGGCTCAATATTTTTCTACCAAAGCAACTCCAACGCACATTTCCAATTTCGAGAGccacaaaaaatatgtttgagtAAAAAAGAATTGTATTCAAAGCATATCACCACATTCACAGTGACTATATAACCACAATTCTGAAGTCCTTTGTACGTATGGTTTTATGCACTTCCtctcttcttcatcttttcgTATATTTCCGTGTGTCTCCAAATATAGCATCTTAAATTAAGGTATTCAATTGCGATCTCCCATACAGAGCATGATAGAAACTAAAAGGGTTTATTGGTTTTAATCAGAGAAAACTATGATTGAAGAAGTTTATGTTACTATGCAAATTGACATGAATTTTATTCTTCTGAGTTGTATGTATTGAGATAGGATTCCACTCAATTAAAAGCTTGCGCTTAAATTGATTTGAATGTGAGAGAGTACTCCTATAGTCCCTATGAATTTACCATGTAATATATAGGAATATAAATGTATATGCGTATCTATCattatgtttttatcatttgGAAAAAAGATTATTTGTTGATTAATGTAAAACTATCTGTTGTAAAGCAATTGAACTTTGAATTCACGAATGGCCCTAATAAAGAATAATTCCCAGAGTCGCCACTACACGCAATGAATGTTTTAGGTATTATTTTGTTAATGtgacaaaataaattatttaaatgaTGCTTTTAAAATCTTATAATGCTCGTGTTTTTGGAGATTAGTGATACTCCATTTAAATGATGCTTTTGAAACTTGGTGTTGTTCTGTTATTGTATACGATTTGCATTGTTTCGGAAAACTATTTAACTAATttacttttttcataaaaattcataaaggACTGAATTCTTATTTTCTCTATAGACCTCCGAAAAGTTAAGCTGGCCTCGACGAAGGTCTCGAGTTTGATTCTTGAAAATATCAAGCAGAGGTAAGAACGTGTacatcaatattttttcaagtgctAAACATGTGAGAAGTTTGGAGCACTTTGTATGTCATtctaacctaaaaaaaaaacaagaacagagAATTGAGATTTTCATTTCTCGGAGGAGGGTATGTATGCGTACCTCTGAGATATTTTGCAGCATCTTTGCTATGCATTCCCTTAGTTTGTAAGATATCCTCCAGAGGAATTGCAATTCTAACcctatttgttttcttgtttcttttctctccaattgggttcttttcctttgttttcttttttcccaaacaCTCAGAATTCAACTGATCTACCATTACACAATCATCCCCTGTTCTCTCACTACCAATATTTCCAACTGCCTCAACTTCATCAATATCCTTCGCGGCCTCGCTGCACCCCAATCCAAAATCTTCATTCGGGTTCTCTTCTTCTGATATGTTTTCATTTAGGAAGAGCCTAGGGGAATATGTGTGCTGCGACGGAGGGGAATTCAACTGCAACGGAGAGGAATTCAACCAGTGGAACTCCTCCTCGGAATATTGTACAATAGGCTCGTCAGATTCCATTTCTTCAATGTTCCTAAGCCCAACCATTGCCACATTTACCAAATTAGTAGTACTAATTTGAAGAATGGAAAATTAACAGAGGGGGATTGAAATTGGAAGCAAACCCAAGTGAATTAAGTAGTACTGTAAAAATGAAGCGGAAAAAGAGATGAGAGGGGACCCAGAGTGAGAATCAGGGTTTGATGTGCCcgtgaaaagaagaagaattgagGATTCACCCCCACTAGATTTCCAGGGTTGTCTCAATTTTATCTCTCTAATTTCAATTGCTACCAAATAAATcctatagtttgttttacgttccaaattggtaaaatcgttaacacccttaatgaaactaacagaaaaatatgattaaaaaattaagtgcttcaattttcaatttggttgaaccggtgcgaagatattagttttttgatcattttatacTAGATGgtagtaatgaatttttggctctaaggcctttcaatgagcacccgaagactctttatttagtttcagggctctcttagggtactcattgaaaggctttagagccaaaaatctattatgacaatttaagataaaatgatcagaaaaataagatctaaAAAACCGGTTCAAACatattaaaaattagaacaattaattttttaactatattttttaatatgtaaacCGGGTGAAAGTCTCAATAATGTCCAACGATCcgtaacaactttttttttttaatctaaatttGAATCAACACAAAAGATCAAACAGATCCTAGACATAGAATCCAGGGTACAAATTGCAAGGATATTCTCCTTTGCTTTCCTGATGGGCTAGGGTCAGTGTTTTCCCCAATGGGTTCAAATCATAGCAAATCAAAATTCCTAGCGTAATTATACCAAGAATGAAAGTATCCAATATCCATAGGATCAGCCGACCCAACAAGCTAATGAGGGGCGACGCCCCTAGCTGGTCTCAACTTCACCGTGAAGTTGCGATCTCCAACTTTAACGATTCCTTGCTCGACTATTATAAACAACTAACAATACTGTAGCTTATCACAGTTGTTTTGTTCGAATAATCTTCCATTATGTAGTTTTAACAACTCTTGTTCTTCGCATGTCTTCTTGGCTAGCTGTTTGGCCTGTGGTACTAGTAGATATCTATGCATTTTTAGAGTAGTAATGAAGGTGACGATTTTACTGATCATTACATAATACTCCCTCCACGCCATTTTCGATTTTGTTTGCTCTTTATATGCATTACAACTATTTGTGGAGTCCTCTTAATATTGTTGAGATTTACGCAATTGCCCTTCAAAAATGAAACCCCATGCACTCGGACTTGGAGacctgccaagcaggggtgcttggcagggggtgccgagcacatctcgaccgtccaaaagtgttttggacagccCAAATGGAAAGGTACcgaatggatttaaaaaaacaaaaaggaaaagaaaaaaaatgtttcgatCCGGACCTCCAAGTCTAACCAAACTTTCTATGGGGTAACGTTTGGAAGGTTGCTTTGTTTTGGTTgctatttttaaaaatgaagcaaataCATTGGAACGGCCCAAAATGAAAAGATGAGCAAACAAATACTCCTATTAATTTTACCTTTGAGCAAATAGATTCCTTCAATTTGGTCCCAGAAAGTCAAAGTTACAACCAACTCAAATTACTCTCCAACCGATTTGGTCAAAAAGCCTTGGTACGTTGGTTGGGATTTCCAGGGAGAACTTAAGGGCAAAATGGAAGCTACACaagagttttttaattttttgtagttcATTAACTAGAAATCCACAAATCTAATTGTTGTATGTTACTCCCATTCGATGGAGACCAGTGTAATTAGTTGAAAGGTTGGGAGCGCGGTGTATTTGTGAGAAACCCAAAGGGAGGATGGTGAAATTACCCTAAAATTTGAATGCCGGCCGTCAACACGTATTCCCAAGATTAGCTACTTCAAAGTAAATTGctaatcccctctctctctctccctccctccctccctccctcccccccccccccccccccccccccccccccccttttcccggatttcccctctctctctctccttctccctcccccccccccccccccccccaacacccccacctcccttttcccggatttcccctctctctctctctctccccccccccccccccacctcccttttccctgatttcccctctctctctctctctcccccccctttctttctttctttacagtttgcttcttcttcttcttttttttccttttctttccagtttgtttttttttttcatttcattttcttttctttctttccagtttgaatttttttttctctgtaataataggttcaaatctaattctaggctttgtaaagtaattgagagaaaaaaaaaagtttcaattgatcatgtttatccgactgttttatttttctttttttgtcctttatagattaaaaaatatagttacgaaaataagggttttaatttttaatccgtttgaaccagtgcaaagatgttatttttctgatcatttcatcctcaatggtcgtaataaatttttggctccaaagtCTTTCAATGAataccctaagagagtcctgaaagtaaataatgagtcttagggtgctcgttgaaaggccgtaaagcaaaaaattcattaagattacaattagtgttcggaaactaattacgaaatgtattttgcaaacgacatactaatcaagaaaacaaatgttatatttaggattacttttttttaactacagtacaatttaataaatttgttaaccattatttagcatagatcctcttaactgattcagtagtactatgttgcttcaaatcacgtttctactccataggattgcaaatggctgatttctatttttttttcgtgGGGGCTATTATGCCAAtaggggcagcagagcccccgggtcctccctactttttaatttatttttttatttaattaattatatcttatttatttaatttctataaatacaccttttgtatatttaaaaatataattcaagaattaagtgctttaattttcaattcagttaaatcagagcaaagatcgtttttttttattattttattttaaatggtcataatgaattttttggtttaaggcctttcaacaaacaccctaagactcattatttagtttcaggactctcttaaggtgtccattgaaaggccttggagccaaaaatttattatgaccatttaggatgaaatgatcagaaaaataacatctttgcactggttcaaatagattgaaaattgaaacacttattttcgtaactatattttttaatctataaaggacaaaaaaagaaaaataaaacagtcggataaacatgatcaattgaaacgcCGCAGTGAAAAATTCGGGGCAGAACAATGGATGACTACAccttttcaatttcagatagttggtcatTTGAGAATGATGTTCGTAGTGGGGAGAGCATCTCCCATAAATAGTCGCAATTATACACCGGGATTTACCACAAACCAGaattcattgttaagacaaattaattaactaattaaaataatataaatttattaagtataaagtcaattttaattgaaaatagaatttcagttaaccccaaaaaaaaaagggaggtaaatgggaaaagaaacaaataaagaaaataattgaaaattaaaaggaaaaaataattcaaactggaaaaaaaagaagaaccaaactgaaaggaaggaaagaaagaagaaggggCGGGGGGGCTGTGGGGTAAATGTGGAAATCGGTTGTGGGGTGGGGGGAATAGCAGGCCTCAATTCAAAGTAGGGCAACGATAATGGCATGACAGGTTATGTTAGGGCATCCACATCTCACTCAATAAACATCCCTGTAAACCAAAGTAGACAGCGAAACCTCAAAATTACTTCTGCATCAGCCTCGTTCGTGCCTCGTCATTTTCAACAATTTTCTACAAATGCTACAGTGGCTCGTTTAAGGTACCGAGCATCTATTCACAGACttcttattattttattatttttatttcccttTTGATTTGCTATCAGAGagtaaagttagagagagagagagagagtgtggggcGTTTGGTTtgctgttttttattttttctttgctgtccttttttttggaataaaaaaataatattttaaatgtGATAGTTTTAATATAGAGAATCTGATGCAGTAGAGATTTTAAAAGTAAGTAATTAAAGTAATAAAAGTGGATTTTGAggattaatttggtccaaattttgttgagcttggtgtggatgctcttagagccaTGATAAATACAGTATAGGCCGACGTTTATACCCTTCTAGTCTCGGACTTTCCTCCCATTCTTCTGATgctccactttctctctcctctaagTCTCAATTCTTCTCTCACAACACAGTACACTACAGAGCAAAGTAAACCCACTGTTCTAGGTCTTCCCATCGattctcacttctctctctctcttcctatgCAATATTTCCAGCCcttaaaaatgaaaatcataACCTTCCCTCGATAGCAGTTACAGCAAATAGAAGATAAAGTGGAGAAAAACATAATGCAACCTCATTTTCACCATCTTCTCTCTGTTCTCTCACTCAATGTTTTGAATGATTTTGCAAGATTTTTCATTATAGATACATACATGTCACTTACAtgtttaaagagagaaaaagcttGAATGATTGATGAGTGCAAGGAAGATTCAACTCGATTGCAAGACAACGGCGATTACCGTTAATCCGTTACCATTGACCACGAAAGGAGTCTTTCACGGTTGTCATTAGCATCAAAGAAGGTCTTGACGAGAAGTAAATTGGTTAAGGAACGAGCAGAAAAGCTATGACGTCGAATGAATCAATTGAGGGCAAAACTGAGTGAAAAGTTCCGTCCAATGAATTAATTGAGGGCAAAATTGTAAGACAACAAAAAAGAGTCGTTGCTGAAACAAAAAGATTCGTGGCTTTAGGGCCACCCATTGAAATATACAATGTTTTAGTCAACATGTGTGCGTATgatttatgcatatattcttTTTTCAGAGTAGAATATTGAATATTAAAAGACAAATTAACAATTTGTCCTTCCTACATTTTAATTAGCCAAAGTCTCTCTAGGTTGTTCAAGAGGTTAAATTTGTGGCTTCCGCGATCCTCactcttttttcaaaatttgtttgccTATGTGGAGGAAAATGGGTTCCGATTCATGTTAACAAACTTCACTTTCAAATTTTCCGCAATAAACAATGTGTTCCTAGAGCATATGAGTATCTGATCAATATGAACTTTGACATAATTAATGTTCTATTTAaatgatttctaaaaaaaataaaacaattccGATCACCAAAATatattggaaaaaaacaaacaaataaaccgGACTAGACATTTTTCGATCAATCCATTTGAAACTAGATAACTACATTTGGGATTGGCTGCTACTCTTTTGCTGTACATCTGGCATATTAAGcgtagaggagagagagttcaAAGAGTCCCAATGCTAAGTTCAAACAGTTTCTCGGGGTAGAATAAAATAGTCTCTGAATTGCGTGCATGTTTCTATTCGTGAATTTGTACTCAGTAGGGGTCCGAATCATATGCAGTCGATCTATAGTagtaacaaaaaatataatccaAATATATTTGCTACTATCTAGTTCAGAGAATGAGATGACATCGTGGGTATATACGTAACCAACATTCAATCTTGTACCTACAATCAAATAAACGGTTGATAACTAGATATTTTAGGAGATTTTTTCACACATATATAGATATTTTATGAACTTTTTCCTCCCTCGAGAGACTTGCAGGGGCAATCTACTTTTCCACATTAACCTCAAACACTAGTACTAAAATTAATGGGAGTATTTGGAGTTGAGTTGGGTCTGGGCACCCGTTAGCACCCCCTTGTGTCTGCCCTAATTCTgtacacttttttattttgaaaatctaaaaTTTGTGTACGGGTAAGCTGGACATTATCTGGTCAGTTTGAGGCGCCATTaaaagataggagagagaattgagataattacAAAAGATAAGGAGATAAAGATTAGGAAggttaggagagagaaagggtaatttaagatttatttgaatttgaggatgggaAGATAAGTTTTTAAACCCATTAGGATGAGAACATAAGTATCTATGTAGGGCAAGACCCCTATTTAAGTTTCCCTTTGTATTTTTactaaaaagtgtaaaaattaaataagttaACTAAGAAAATTACCATGTCCGGCTAATCAAACCTGAAAAATTCAATAATCCTTCTCCTTCTCAGATTGTAGTATTCATTTACAAAAACTATAAGGCTAGGTGTAATAGTTTACCTTTTGGAATTAATGGACAAGAATTAATGCACTAGATTGTATGCACCTACAATTTGTATATGACTACATATTTTCTATAATTACCTAGGTTGATCGAGAATACATATATATGATAATTTAACTGACACAGTTTTGTTATATGCAGTGGCAGAAATTGATAATCAGCATGCATTCGTAAGTTGTAAAGAAATTGATTGCTCGCCCACTCAACTTCGACGACTGGTGCAGAGCAGAAGTGGAATAGGAGTAGTTTCGAGGACTAGGTGGAGTACGGGTTCCGTAACTTCTCGTCGCGTTACGCCGTGGTCCCGGTGTTGGCGGCGAAGTCGTAGATGGATCTCGGGAAGGTACTAGGTAGCGGTGGTTCTCGAGTGACTCGGCTCGTtgatataaaaaattcaaaatatgttCGATTAtagagaaaaactttttaatGGAGCTTCCGTAAATAAGGATTACGGACCTTAATCTCGtgtgtccaaaagtgttttggacggttcgggttaaaaacaaattattaacGGTAAAGATATTTCTTATCGGTAATATAATTTAAAAACGTATCGCAACTATTGATTGTTAAAACTGACGGTTGAGATTGTGTGGAACCGTGAGTAACTTATTCCGCCATCGCCGTGAATAAGTTCCTCTCTCTATTTGGGAGGGGAGCGTGGGAGAGACGTTGCGGCAGTACTGGGGCTGACGGGCGCTGGTGGGTGTGCGGAGTTATTAATTAGGGGAAGGTGGCGCTGGGGATGCATGAGGTGGATTTCACTTGCATTAGTGGGTCATTATGATTTTTAATTTccttgttttgtcttttttcgattgtcgtttttcatttttttgaatatttgtattgtgtgtatatatggGGGAAAATGAGATAGTGAAATACACCAGGATGCGTGTGGGTTTCTACTTTTGGTTCGCGTATTTTATTTTAGATAGTGAAATACACCATATGTGTGTGGGTTTCTACTTTTGGTTagcatattttattttattttatttgcttttttaAACAGGTTTCTTGTGTAAAGGTTCTTCAGGTGATGATAAATACGGAGTAGTTTATTAACAGATAAAGGTTTCTCTAATGACGATGTTTGTTTGGCAGCAAGGGCGGAAGTACAGAGGAAAGAGAGGTGAGCTGTAACCCAGGtgaagtgaaaaaaatttaaaatagttACATGTAAATTTTGGCCCAATAAACTTCATCCCATCTTATTTATATGTAAACCTGTTGAAGATATCAACTCAGATTCGATAATAAACTATTTTTAGCCTGAAGCAAAGAAGGACACAACTTCAGTAGCGTACAACTTCAATATTATACGCTTTTtgtacattatatatatatatatatatatatatatatatgtggatTAAATTCCTGATTCCGTCTTGTCTGCTTGGGCATTTGTGACTGGCTTTGAGCCTtatgttttggttttttcctGGGAAATGGCCCTTTGATCTTGTAAAAGTGTAATTGGTTGTTGCTTTCAATGAAagataatttatcaaaaaaaataaaagaattctaTTTCTTCAGTTTCAAGTTTCAATAATTCCCCAGCAAAGAGTTTACACATTGACATGGACATCTTTGTTGATTGTAATAGAACACGTCCAAATTATGCATAGGCAAAATTCTGGGCCGgtctatttttcaatttcatagCCCACTGGATCCGGACTAATTCACAGGGACATATAGCCTACTCTTCCCACATATACCAGGTAAAAAATTGCATTCATAGCAAAACACAATTCACTTTCACTAACTACAATTcaatttttctttcccttttctaaTGACTCTGTCAAGGACTTTGCGGCGAGTCCGGACTATTTCACAGGGACATATACCCTACTCTTCCCACATATACCAGGTAAATTCCGAGGCTAACCCTGCAGCAGGAAACAATCTTAAGGGAGAGTGAGAACTGAATATCAATACCCTACCCCTTGGAGATTCGAATTGAAACTTGCCTAACAGCCCGTTTGGATTGCGAGAAAtcgtgagaaaagaaaaaaaaggggaacaCTCTTCTTTGATGAAATGgctaaaacaaatgaaaaagagtgagaaaagaggaggaagaatGAACGTTTATTGCTCCATTTTGTTTCTCTCCACTTTTCGTGTGGTGAGAAACTTtgcccctttcttttcttttcctcaccATCCAAATGAGTTGTAAGATCACACATTCTCACCATTTTAATTAGCCCGAGTAGTTTACAAATCTCCATTTCTAAGAGTCGTTTATTTCTTTTCCCAACTCCATTTTCCTTCTAAAATTACAAAACCTTATTTCTCTATCTTTTTGACAAAATGTATCAAGCATACATGATATCATTTCGGAAATATTGTCAATACTTTTTTGGGAGACTTAAATATCTATCCTCAAACCCCATCACATGTACGTATTCATCTCGgtcattttgaacagttatgttttcatcattttaAAAGGTGAATTACCTATCTTACCATTTTAATAAGATATCCATAGATATGTGTGTTTATATTACcttcctaaattagtgggaatattcaatcattttctaatttagtgggattcaaccctcccttttttaaagaggatttcaaattttaaaaaattcgtaATAACCAAATCCCACCAATTTACTTTTCACcgatttaaatttgaaaactatatttatttttcactATCTACAATGTATTATCATAAACCTTTTGGAACATGGTGGAATCaaccatgtttttcatgaattattattacaaaattaccataaaaaacaTTTCGGAACATAAACAATATTCAAGCTgaccatgtttttcatgaattaatTATGCAAATTCACtataaacatataaaaaaaacctTCGAACTAAGATTGATTACAATACATCATGCAATATGCTTGATAAAATACCTCACGACGAAATACACCATGAAACCTTCCATGGAGTAGAATACACTATGAAATTCGTTCGCAATACACCATGAAATATGCTTAAAAAAATACACCACCTCATGATGAAATACACCATGAAGCCTTCCATGGAGTAGAATACACCATAAAATTCGTTCACAATACACCATAAAATATGCTTGAAAAAATACACCACGACAAATACACACCATAAAGTCtgcttaaaaaaatactccaatttTTCTTCGCCTCGGATCCAACAAGGCTACCACGCATGAGCCTACAAACATGAAATATTTCATGTACAATGAACTGTGAAGGCTAGGAATCAaaaattttacttcattttaGTCCATTTATCCTACTCCAGTGAGCAACGCCAAACAAATCaagggaaataaaaaaaaaaggggcgtCAGACTTACGAAAGCCAtgcattttggttttgtccCCTTCTTCTCCACTGCTTGATTTAGCTTCGGAGGACTGGTCCAACCTCTTGCCGTTCTTCTTCTACGGACGTTACAACCAAGGAGGATTGGTGTGGGTTTTGCCGTTTCCGGTTTTAGCCAACTAGAAAGATGAAATTTCAAATGGGGTGTTTCCGTTGCAAATGAAGAGCTCGATCGAAATCTTGGTCAAGATCTTCGGGATTGAATAGTGAAATCTACGGGACCAGATGAGGGGCAGAGGTCGCCGGAGGGCTCGTTGCTCTCGCCGATCGCCCCGCTCCAAAACGAAAATGGGATTTTccgggtgggggtgggggtggggtggggggagGTTTGTACATGGTTTTGCCGAAATTTTTGGGATTTGTTAGTGGTGATTATCCTAAAATTAAGCTAGAGGACCTTCACGATTATGTTTTAGTCCCAAAaatctttatatat is a window encoding:
- the LOC131315541 gene encoding uncharacterized protein LOC131315541, with the protein product MVGLRNIEEMESDEPIVQYSEEEFHWLNSSPLQLNSPPSQHTYSPRLFLNENISEEENPNEDFGLGCSEAAKDIDEVEAVGNIGSERTGDDCVMVDQLNSECLGKKKTKEKNPIGEKRNKKTNRVRIAIPLEDILQTKGMHSKDAAKYLRVSIAKLKSSCREYGIHRWLPRSEHKFIEQSLPNETCAVVGQEGIPQLSSHTVPSNQALTATVDTNSFLKRNFAATVFAYSSTREP